The following are encoded in a window of Caldicellulosiruptor danielii genomic DNA:
- a CDS encoding zinc-ribbon domain-containing protein, giving the protein MFFIGIFGVEENAKAIRQIEVSICPFCAKRGTHTLFKVYSYFHFFFIPIFRWNVRYFLQTSCCNRVYLITNAQLARDLEKGEDVPITLADVELFRRFDQDFGYEDGRSDFCPNCQKRVSKTFLYCPYCGSKLE; this is encoded by the coding sequence ATGTTTTTCATAGGAATATTTGGGGTTGAAGAAAATGCAAAGGCTATACGGCAAATAGAAGTCAGCATATGCCCTTTTTGCGCTAAAAGAGGTACACATACGCTGTTTAAAGTGTACAGCTACTTTCATTTCTTTTTTATACCAATTTTCAGATGGAATGTGCGATACTTTTTGCAAACAAGCTGTTGCAATCGAGTTTATCTTATAACAAATGCCCAGCTTGCACGCGATTTAGAAAAAGGAGAGGATGTACCGATAACTCTGGCCGATGTTGAGCTTTTCAGGAGATTTGATCAGGACTTTGGATATGAAGATGGTCGGTCAGATTTTTGCCCGAACTGTCAGAAAAGAGTTTCTAAAACCTTTTTGTACTGTCCGTACTGCGGCAGTAAACTGGAATGA
- a CDS encoding MoaD/ThiS family protein, with the protein MKVIFAGKNKEIEVKGPKSAQSLAKDLGISLEANVFIKNGEIVAPDDVLNDDDVVEVISAVSGG; encoded by the coding sequence GTGAAGGTAATATTTGCAGGCAAAAACAAAGAAATTGAAGTCAAAGGACCGAAGAGTGCGCAAAGTCTTGCAAAAGATCTTGGGATAAGCTTAGAGGCAAATGTTTTTATTAAAAATGGAGAGATAGTTGCACCAGACGATGTTTTAAACGATGATGATGTAGTTGAGGTAATTTCAGCTGTCTCAGGCGGTTAA
- the queC gene encoding 7-cyano-7-deazaguanine synthase QueC, which yields MRAVVVLSGGMDSTTLLYDVKSQGYEVYAISFLYGQKHSKELEFAKKTCSLLSVPHKIVNISFFAELATSALTTKTWDVPEGYYTDSTMKQTVVPNRNMVLLAISAAYAISLGAKKLFYGAHAGDHPIYPDCRKEFVEAMKNALYLADYTGLELEAPYVDMKKEDILRRGLELGVDFSLTWSCYKGGQKACGRCGTCTERIEAFKKVGVKDPIEYEIEIDW from the coding sequence ATGAGAGCAGTTGTAGTTTTGTCTGGCGGTATGGACTCAACAACACTTCTTTATGACGTCAAAAGTCAAGGCTATGAAGTATATGCGATAAGTTTTTTGTACGGACAAAAACACTCAAAAGAGCTCGAGTTTGCAAAAAAGACATGCAGTCTTTTATCCGTTCCTCACAAAATTGTGAATATCTCATTTTTTGCAGAACTGGCTACCTCTGCACTCACAACTAAGACTTGGGATGTACCAGAAGGATATTATACTGATAGCACCATGAAACAGACGGTTGTGCCAAACAGGAACATGGTTTTACTTGCTATTTCTGCAGCATATGCTATATCGCTCGGCGCAAAAAAGCTGTTTTACGGCGCGCACGCAGGTGACCATCCAATATACCCTGACTGTCGCAAAGAGTTTGTTGAGGCAATGAAAAATGCACTGTATCTTGCTGACTATACAGGTCTTGAGCTTGAAGCACCTTATGTTGATATGAAAAAAGAAGACATACTCAGAAGAGGACTTGAACTTGGAGTAGACTTTAGCCTGACATGGTCATGTTACAAGGGTGGTCAAAAAGCCTGTGGCAGGTGCGGAACATGCACAGAGCGAATTGAAGCTTTCAAAAAAGTGGGCGTGAAAGACCCAATTGAATATGAAATCGAAATTGATTGGTAA
- a CDS encoding TIGR00269 family protein, translated as MKCVRCKKKGVIYLKRHNAAFCQECFLYYYKNQVKKNIKRHRMFDKKDKVLVVISGGKDSMALWHILASEGYNVTGMYINLGIGQYSDKSQQVVESFAQKNGLELIVKDIKKEYGLDIYRLSKLLKRSTCSVCGSIKRYLFNKVAYDCWFSVVATGHNLDDEAATLLGNVLSWEEGYLARQSPVLDSTHPKLVKKVKPLYTLTERENLYYVLINKIEFLHDECPHAVGARSILYKEVLNKLEEESPGTKQRFITSFLEKGRRHFQDVYANVDLRECKLCGQVTTTEVCSFCRFISISNSQSKS; from the coding sequence TTGAAGTGTGTAAGATGCAAGAAAAAAGGTGTGATTTACCTCAAAAGACACAACGCAGCTTTTTGCCAGGAATGTTTCTTGTATTACTACAAAAATCAGGTTAAGAAAAACATAAAAAGGCACAGAATGTTTGACAAAAAGGACAAGGTTTTGGTAGTAATCTCCGGCGGGAAAGACAGTATGGCGCTGTGGCACATACTGGCAAGCGAAGGGTACAACGTCACAGGGATGTATATAAACCTCGGAATTGGTCAGTATTCTGACAAATCACAGCAGGTTGTGGAAAGTTTTGCGCAAAAAAACGGTCTTGAGCTTATTGTAAAGGATATTAAAAAAGAGTATGGGCTTGACATATACAGACTTTCAAAGCTTTTAAAAAGAAGCACATGTTCTGTTTGCGGGTCTATAAAAAGATATCTATTTAACAAGGTGGCATATGACTGTTGGTTTTCTGTGGTTGCAACTGGTCACAACTTGGACGATGAGGCAGCAACCCTTCTTGGCAACGTTCTTTCATGGGAAGAAGGGTATCTTGCAAGACAGTCACCTGTGCTTGATTCTACCCATCCAAAACTTGTAAAAAAGGTAAAGCCGCTTTATACTTTGACTGAAAGAGAAAACTTGTATTATGTTTTGATAAACAAGATTGAATTTTTACACGACGAATGTCCTCATGCTGTAGGTGCAAGGTCGATACTTTATAAAGAGGTTTTAAACAAGCTTGAAGAGGAAAGTCCTGGAACCAAGCAAAGGTTTATTACAAGTTTCCTTGAAAAAGGAAGAAGGCATTTTCAGGATGTATACGCAAATGTTGACTTAAGAGAGTGTAAACTTTGTGGGCAAGTTACGACAACAGAGGTTTGTTCTTTTTGCAGGTTTATTTCAATTTCGAACAGCCAGTCAAAAAGTTAA
- a CDS encoding RidA family protein, whose product MKRFIVSNDAPKPVGPYSHAVLFGNILFVSGQLPINPVSGKIEGDDIKAQTQLVFKNIEAILKEAGFSFEDVVKVNVYLTSLEDFAKFNEVYSTIFTKNFPARTTVEAKLLPGALLEVDVIAAKE is encoded by the coding sequence ATGAAAAGATTTATTGTCTCAAACGATGCGCCAAAGCCAGTAGGCCCGTACTCCCACGCAGTGCTATTTGGAAATATACTTTTTGTGTCTGGTCAGCTTCCAATCAACCCTGTATCTGGCAAAATAGAAGGAGATGACATAAAAGCTCAAACACAGCTTGTTTTTAAGAACATCGAAGCTATCTTAAAAGAAGCCGGATTTTCGTTTGAAGATGTTGTCAAGGTAAACGTTTATTTAACATCGCTTGAAGACTTTGCAAAGTTCAATGAGGTATACTCTACAATTTTCACCAAAAACTTTCCTGCAAGAACCACGGTTGAGGCAAAACTTCTGCCAGGTGCTCTTTTAGAAGTTGACGTTATAGCAGCAAAGGAGTGA